One window of Anaerolineales bacterium genomic DNA carries:
- a CDS encoding 2-oxoacid:acceptor oxidoreductase family protein yields MEKRTEIRLAGEGGQGMILAGIILAEAAAIYDGKQTTQTQSYGPEARGGASRSEVVISDVEIDHPEVLSADVVVALSQEAYQKFAKTVHSGGLLIVDEDHVAVRADFAGVKVPIARIALEATGKPITANTVALGVLVGMTGMVSKEALEKAVIARAPKGTEEMNRKALAAGFAAAEGREAAA; encoded by the coding sequence ATGGAAAAGCGAACCGAAATTCGACTGGCTGGGGAAGGTGGTCAGGGCATGATTTTGGCGGGGATCATCCTGGCCGAAGCCGCCGCCATCTACGACGGCAAACAAACCACCCAGACCCAAAGTTACGGACCCGAAGCGCGAGGCGGCGCCAGCCGATCGGAGGTGGTCATCTCGGATGTTGAAATAGACCACCCTGAGGTCCTCTCTGCTGATGTGGTGGTGGCGCTCAGCCAGGAGGCTTACCAGAAATTTGCCAAGACCGTCCATTCCGGCGGTTTGTTGATTGTGGATGAAGACCACGTGGCGGTCCGTGCCGATTTTGCAGGCGTCAAAGTTCCCATTGCCCGGATTGCGCTAGAAGCGACAGGCAAACCCATCACTGCCAATACGGTTGCGCTTGGTGTGCTGGTAGGCATGACGGGTATGGTTTCGAAGGAGGCGCTCGAAAAGGCTGTCATCGCTCGCGCCCCCAAAGGCACCGAAGAAATGAACCGTAAGGCGCTGGCGGCAGGTTTTGCAGCGGCGGAAGGGCGCGAAGCCGCAGCATGA